One window of Burkholderia vietnamiensis LMG 10929 genomic DNA carries:
- the rpsG gene encoding 30S ribosomal protein S7 produces the protein MPRRREVPKREVLPDPKFGNVDVAKFMNMLMLSGKKSVAERIVYGAFEQIQTKGGKDPLEVFTVALNNVKPVVEVKSRRVGGANYQVPVEVRPSRRMALAMRWLREAAKKRSEKSMALRLAGELSEAAEGRGGAMKKRDEVHRMAEANRAFSHFRF, from the coding sequence ATGCCGCGTCGTCGCGAAGTCCCCAAGCGGGAAGTGTTGCCGGATCCGAAGTTCGGCAACGTTGATGTAGCCAAGTTCATGAACATGCTGATGCTGTCCGGCAAGAAGTCGGTTGCAGAACGCATCGTTTATGGCGCATTCGAACAGATCCAGACCAAGGGTGGCAAGGACCCGCTGGAAGTGTTCACCGTTGCGCTCAACAACGTGAAGCCGGTGGTCGAAGTGAAGAGCCGCCGCGTTGGTGGTGCCAACTATCAAGTTCCGGTCGAAGTGCGCCCGTCGCGTCGTATGGCATTGGCGATGCGCTGGCTGCGTGAGGCTGCGAAGAAGCGCAGCGAGAAGTCGATGGCTCTGCGTCTGGCAGGCGAACTCTCCGAAGCGGCCGAAGGCCGTGGCGGCGCGATGAAGAAGCGCGATGAAGTTCACCGCATGGCAGAAGCCAACCGCGCGTTCTCGCATTTCCGTTTCTAA
- the rpsL gene encoding 30S ribosomal protein S12, with amino-acid sequence MPTINQLVRKGRQSETTKSKSPALQDCPQRRGVCTRVYTTTPKKPNSALRKVAKVRLTNGFEVISYIGGEGHNLQEHSVVLIRGGRVKDLPGVRYHMVRGSLDTQGVKDRKQARSKYGAKRAKAAK; translated from the coding sequence ATGCCAACCATCAACCAACTGGTTCGCAAAGGCCGTCAGTCGGAAACGACGAAGAGCAAGAGCCCGGCCCTGCAGGACTGCCCCCAGCGTCGCGGCGTGTGCACCCGTGTGTACACGACGACGCCGAAGAAGCCGAACTCGGCACTCCGTAAGGTTGCCAAGGTTCGTCTGACGAACGGCTTCGAAGTGATTTCGTACATCGGCGGTGAAGGCCACAACCTGCAGGAACACTCGGTTGTGCTGATCCGCGGCGGCCGTGTGAAGGACTTGCCGGGTGTGCGTTACCACATGGTTCGCGGCTCGCTGGATACCCAGGGCGTCAAGGACCGTAAGCAAGCGCGCTCGAAGTACGGCGCGAAGCGTGCAAAGGCTGCCAAGTAA
- the rpoC gene encoding DNA-directed RNA polymerase subunit beta' → MKALLDLFKQVQQEEVFDAIKIGLASPDKIRSWSFGEVKKPETINYRTFKPERDGLFCAKIFGPIKDYECLCGKYKRLKHRGVICEKCGVEVTLAKVRRERMGHIELASPVAHIWFLKSLPSRLGMVLDMTLRDIERVLYFEAYVVIEPGMTPLKARQIMTEEDYYNKVEEYGDEFRAEMGAEGVRELLRAINIDEQVETLRTELKNTGSEAKIKKYAKRLKVLEAFQRSGIKPEWMILEVLPVLPPELRPLVPLDGGRFATSDLNDLYRRVINRNNRLKRLLELKAPEIIVRNEKRMLQEAVDSLLDNGRRGKAMTGANKRPLKSLADMIKGKGGRFRQNLLGKRVDYSGRSVIVVGPTLKLHQCGLPKLMALELFKPFIFNKLEVMGVATTIKAAKKEVENQTPVVWDILEEVIREHPVMLNRAPTLHRLGIQAFEPVLIEGKAIQLHPLVCAAFNADFDGDQMAVHVPLSLEAQMEARTLMLASNNVLFPANGDPSIVPSQDIVLGLYYATREAVNAKGEGLSFTGVSEVIRAYENKEVELASRVNVRITEMVRNEDTSEGAPQFVPKISLYATTVGRAILSEILPHGLPFSVLNKPLKKKEISRLINTAFRKCGLRATVVFADQLMQSGFRLATRAGISICVDDMLVPPQKETIVGDAAKKVKEYDRQYMSGLVTAQERYNNVVDIWSATSEAVGKAMMEQLSTEPVIDRDGNETRQESFNSIYMMADSGARGSAVQIRQLAGMRGLMAKPDGSIIETPITANFREGLNVLQYFISTHGARKGLADTALKTANSGYLTRRLVDVTQDLVVVEDDCGTSNGVAMKALVEGGEVVEALRDRILGRVAVADVVNPETQETLYESGTLLDETAVEEIERLGIDEVRVRTPLTCETRYGLCAACYGRDLGRGSLVNVGEAVGVIAAQSIGEPGTQLTMRTFHIGGAASRAAVASSVEAKSNGIVRFTATMRYVTNAKGEQIVISRSGEALITDDIGRERERHKIPYGATLLQLDGATIKAGTQLATWDPMTRPIITEYGGTVKFENVEEGVTVAKQIDDVTGLSTLVVIDVKRRGSQASKSVRPQVKLLDANGEEVKIPGTEHAVQIGFQVGALITVKDGQQVQVGEVLARIPTEAQKTRDITGGLPRVAELFEARSPKDAGILAEVTGTTSFGKDTKGKQRLVITDLEGNQHEFLIAKEKQVLVHDAQVVNKGEMIVDGPADPHDILRLQGIEALSRYIVDEVQDVYRLQGVKINDKHIEVIVRQMLRRVQITDNGDTRFIPGEQVERSDMLDENDRMIAEGKRPASYDNVLLGITKASLSTDSFISAASFQETTRVLTEAAIMGKRDDLRGLKENVIVGRLIPAGTGLAFHKARKAKEMSDRERFDQIAAEEAFDFGTPSAPAEEPQHPAAE, encoded by the coding sequence ATGAAAGCTCTGCTCGATCTATTCAAGCAAGTCCAACAGGAAGAAGTTTTCGACGCGATCAAGATCGGTCTGGCCTCGCCGGACAAGATCCGTTCGTGGTCGTTCGGCGAAGTGAAGAAGCCGGAGACCATCAACTACCGTACGTTCAAGCCGGAACGCGATGGTCTGTTCTGCGCGAAGATCTTCGGGCCGATCAAGGACTACGAGTGCCTGTGCGGCAAGTACAAGCGCCTGAAGCACCGCGGCGTGATCTGCGAGAAGTGCGGCGTCGAAGTGACGCTGGCGAAGGTGCGTCGCGAACGCATGGGCCACATCGAGCTGGCCTCGCCGGTCGCGCACATCTGGTTCCTGAAGTCGCTGCCGTCGCGTCTGGGCATGGTGCTCGACATGACGCTGCGCGACATCGAACGCGTGCTGTACTTCGAAGCGTACGTGGTGATCGAACCGGGCATGACGCCGCTGAAGGCGCGGCAGATCATGACCGAAGAGGATTACTACAACAAGGTCGAGGAATACGGCGACGAATTCCGTGCCGAGATGGGCGCGGAAGGCGTGCGTGAGCTGCTGCGCGCGATCAACATCGACGAGCAGGTCGAGACGCTGCGCACCGAGCTGAAGAACACCGGCTCGGAAGCGAAGATCAAGAAGTACGCGAAGCGCCTGAAGGTCCTCGAGGCATTCCAGCGCTCGGGCATCAAGCCCGAGTGGATGATCCTCGAAGTGCTGCCGGTGCTGCCGCCGGAACTGCGTCCGCTCGTGCCGCTGGACGGCGGCCGTTTCGCGACGTCGGACCTGAACGACCTGTATCGCCGCGTGATCAACCGTAACAACCGGTTGAAGCGTCTGCTCGAGCTGAAGGCGCCTGAAATCATCGTCCGCAACGAAAAGCGGATGCTGCAGGAAGCCGTCGACTCGCTGCTCGACAACGGCCGTCGCGGCAAGGCGATGACGGGCGCGAACAAGCGTCCGCTGAAGTCGCTCGCCGACATGATCAAGGGTAAGGGCGGTCGCTTCCGTCAGAACCTGCTGGGCAAGCGCGTCGACTACTCGGGCCGTTCGGTCATCGTGGTCGGCCCGACGCTGAAGCTGCACCAGTGCGGTCTGCCGAAGCTGATGGCGCTCGAACTGTTCAAGCCGTTCATCTTCAACAAGCTGGAAGTGATGGGCGTCGCGACGACCATCAAGGCTGCGAAGAAGGAAGTCGAGAACCAGACGCCGGTCGTGTGGGACATCCTCGAAGAGGTGATCCGCGAGCATCCAGTGATGCTGAACCGTGCGCCGACGCTGCACCGTCTCGGTATCCAGGCGTTCGAGCCGGTGCTGATCGAAGGCAAGGCGATCCAGCTGCACCCGCTCGTCTGCGCGGCGTTCAACGCCGACTTCGACGGTGACCAGATGGCCGTTCACGTGCCGCTGTCGCTCGAAGCGCAGATGGAAGCGCGCACGCTGATGCTGGCGTCGAACAACGTGCTGTTCCCGGCCAACGGCGATCCGTCGATCGTGCCGTCGCAGGATATCGTGCTGGGTCTGTACTACGCGACCCGCGAAGCGGTCAACGCGAAGGGCGAAGGCCTCTCGTTCACCGGCGTGTCGGAAGTGATCCGCGCGTACGAGAACAAGGAAGTCGAGCTCGCATCGCGCGTGAACGTGCGGATCACCGAAATGGTCCGCAACGAGGACACGTCGGAAGGCGCGCCGCAATTCGTGCCGAAGATCTCGCTGTACGCGACGACCGTCGGCCGCGCGATCCTGTCGGAGATCCTGCCGCACGGCCTGCCGTTCTCGGTGCTGAACAAGCCGCTGAAGAAGAAGGAAATCTCGCGCCTGATCAACACCGCGTTCCGCAAGTGCGGTCTGCGTGCGACGGTCGTGTTCGCCGACCAGCTGATGCAGTCGGGTTTCCGTCTCGCGACGCGTGCCGGTATTTCGATCTGCGTGGACGACATGCTCGTGCCGCCGCAGAAGGAAACGATCGTCGGCGACGCCGCGAAGAAGGTGAAGGAGTACGACCGTCAGTACATGTCGGGTCTCGTCACCGCGCAGGAACGCTACAACAACGTGGTCGACATCTGGTCGGCAACGTCGGAAGCGGTCGGCAAGGCGATGATGGAGCAGCTGTCGACGGAGCCGGTGATCGACCGCGACGGCAACGAGACGCGCCAGGAGTCGTTCAACTCGATCTACATGATGGCCGACTCGGGCGCCCGGGGTTCGGCGGTGCAGATTCGTCAGCTGGCCGGTATGCGTGGCCTGATGGCGAAGCCGGACGGCTCCATTATCGAGACGCCGATTACCGCGAACTTCCGCGAAGGCCTGAACGTGCTGCAGTACTTCATCTCGACCCACGGTGCACGTAAGGGTCTGGCTGATACGGCACTGAAGACCGCGAACTCGGGTTACCTGACGCGTCGTCTCGTCGACGTCACGCAGGATCTGGTGGTGGTCGAGGACGATTGCGGCACGTCGAACGGCGTCGCGATGAAGGCGCTGGTCGAAGGCGGTGAAGTCGTCGAAGCGCTGCGCGACCGTATCCTCGGCCGCGTCGCGGTGGCGGACGTCGTCAATCCGGAAACGCAGGAAACGCTGTACGAATCGGGCACGCTGCTCGACGAAACGGCGGTCGAGGAAATCGAACGCCTCGGCATCGACGAAGTGCGCGTGCGCACGCCGCTGACCTGCGAAACGCGCTACGGTCTGTGCGCGGCCTGCTACGGCCGCGACCTCGGCCGCGGCTCGCTGGTGAACGTCGGCGAAGCAGTCGGCGTGATCGCGGCACAGTCGATCGGCGAACCGGGCACGCAGCTGACGATGCGTACGTTCCACATCGGTGGTGCGGCATCGCGTGCGGCAGTGGCGTCGTCGGTCGAAGCGAAGAGCAACGGTATCGTGCGTTTCACGGCGACGATGCGCTACGTGACGAACGCGAAGGGCGAGCAGATCGTCATTTCGCGCTCGGGCGAGGCGCTGATCACCGACGATATCGGCCGCGAGCGCGAACGTCACAAGATCCCGTACGGCGCGACGCTGCTGCAGCTCGACGGTGCGACGATCAAGGCCGGCACGCAGCTGGCGACGTGGGACCCGATGACGCGTCCGATCATCACCGAGTACGGTGGTACGGTGAAGTTCGAGAACGTCGAGGAAGGCGTGACCGTCGCGAAGCAGATCGACGACGTGACCGGTCTGTCGACGCTGGTCGTGATCGACGTGAAGCGCCGCGGTTCGCAGGCGTCGAAGAGCGTGCGTCCGCAGGTGAAGTTGCTCGACGCGAACGGCGAGGAAGTGAAGATCCCGGGCACGGAGCACGCGGTGCAGATCGGCTTCCAGGTTGGCGCACTGATCACCGTGAAGGATGGTCAGCAAGTGCAGGTGGGTGAAGTGCTCGCACGTATCCCGACCGAAGCGCAGAAGACGCGTGACATTACCGGCGGTCTGCCGCGGGTGGCGGAACTGTTCGAAGCGCGTTCGCCGAAGGATGCGGGCATCCTCGCGGAAGTCACCGGCACGACGTCGTTCGGCAAGGACACGAAGGGCAAGCAGCGTCTCGTCATCACGGACCTCGAAGGCAATCAGCACGAGTTCCTGATCGCGAAGGAAAAGCAGGTGCTGGTCCACGATGCTCAGGTCGTCAACAAGGGCGAAATGATCGTGGACGGCCCGGCCGATCCGCACGACATCCTGCGTCTGCAGGGTATCGAGGCGCTGTCACGCTACATCGTCGACGAAGTGCAGGACGTGTACCGTCTGCAGGGCGTGAAGATCAACGACAAGCACATCGAGGTGATCGTTCGCCAGATGCTGCGTCGTGTGCAGATCACCGACAACGGCGATACGCGCTTCATCCCGGGCGAACAGGTCGAGCGTTCCGACATGCTGGACGAGAACGATCGCATGATCGCCGAGGGCAAGCGCCCGGCTTCGTACGACAACGTGCTGCTCGGTATCACGAAGGCGTCGCTGTCGACCGACTCGTTCATCTCCGCGGCATCGTTCCAGGAAACGACCCGCGTGCTGACCGAAGCGGCGATCATGGGCAAGCGCGACGATCTGCGCGGCCTGAAGGAAAACGTGATCGTCGGCCGTCTGATTCCGGCCGGTACGGGTCTCGCGTTCCACAAGGCACGCAAGGCGAAGGAGATGTCCGACCGCGAGCGTTTCGACCAGATCGCAGCGGAAGAGGCATTCGACTTCGGCACGCCGAGCGCGCCCGCGGAAGAGCCGCAACACCCGGCAGCCGAATAA
- the recQ gene encoding DNA helicase RecQ, which produces MSRALEILDEVFGYSAFRGQQGEIVEHVAGGGDCLVLMPTGGGKSLCYQIPALLRREAGQGAGIVVSPLIALMQDQVAALREVGVRAAYLNSTLSGAEAAATERALREGEIDLLYVAPERLMTGRFLELLERARIGLFAIDEAHCVSQWGHDFRPEYIQLSVLHERFPSVPRIALTATADAITRDEIIHRLALDDARVFVSSFDRPNIRYRIVEKDNARAQLLDFIRAEHTNADGTTDAGVVYCLSRRKVEETAEWLKAQGVRALPYHAGMEFEVRQKHQEMFQREEGVVMCATIAFGMGIDKPDVRFVAHLDLPKSVEGYYQETGRAGRDGLPANAWMAYGLGDVVQQRKMIDESDADDAHKRVQTSKLDALLGLCETISCRRVRLLNYFGEASEPCGNCDTCLEPPDSWDATREAQMALSCVFRAQRASGFNFGASHLIEILRGARTEKVLQRGHDQLSTFGIGAALSEPEWRAIFRQLVAYGYLAVDHGGFGALVLTEAAKPVLKNEEKVTLRRYVKPQRSSRQSSSRSGTRVDPTAGMGARERARWDALRAWRAETAKSDGVPAYVIFHDATLAEIARNAPETIEDLRHIPGMGVRKLERFGDEIIDVVESA; this is translated from the coding sequence ATGTCCCGCGCCCTCGAAATCCTCGACGAAGTCTTCGGTTATTCCGCCTTTCGCGGCCAGCAGGGCGAGATCGTCGAACACGTCGCCGGCGGCGGCGATTGCCTCGTGCTGATGCCGACGGGCGGCGGCAAGTCGCTGTGCTACCAGATTCCCGCGCTGCTGCGCCGCGAGGCCGGGCAGGGCGCCGGCATCGTCGTGTCGCCGCTGATCGCGCTGATGCAGGACCAGGTCGCCGCGCTGCGCGAAGTCGGCGTGCGCGCCGCGTACCTGAACTCGACGCTCTCTGGCGCCGAGGCCGCCGCGACCGAGCGCGCGCTGCGCGAAGGCGAGATCGATCTGCTGTACGTCGCGCCGGAGCGTCTGATGACCGGCCGCTTCCTCGAGCTGCTCGAGCGCGCGAGGATCGGCCTGTTCGCGATCGACGAGGCGCACTGCGTGTCGCAGTGGGGGCACGATTTCCGGCCTGAATACATCCAGCTGTCGGTGCTGCACGAGCGTTTCCCGTCGGTGCCGCGCATCGCGCTGACGGCCACCGCCGACGCGATCACGCGCGACGAGATCATCCATCGTCTCGCGCTCGACGATGCGCGCGTGTTCGTGTCGAGCTTCGACCGGCCGAACATCCGCTACCGGATCGTCGAAAAGGACAACGCGCGCGCGCAGCTGCTCGACTTCATCCGCGCCGAACACACGAACGCGGACGGCACGACCGACGCGGGCGTCGTCTACTGCCTGTCGCGCCGCAAGGTCGAGGAGACGGCCGAATGGCTGAAGGCGCAAGGCGTGCGCGCGCTGCCGTATCACGCGGGGATGGAGTTCGAGGTGCGGCAAAAGCACCAGGAAATGTTCCAGCGCGAAGAAGGCGTCGTGATGTGCGCGACGATCGCGTTCGGCATGGGCATCGACAAACCCGACGTGCGCTTCGTCGCGCACCTCGATTTGCCGAAGAGTGTCGAGGGCTACTACCAGGAAACCGGCCGCGCCGGGCGCGACGGTTTGCCGGCGAACGCGTGGATGGCGTACGGCCTCGGCGACGTCGTGCAGCAGCGCAAGATGATCGACGAATCCGATGCGGACGACGCGCACAAGCGCGTGCAAACGTCGAAGCTCGACGCGCTGCTCGGGCTGTGCGAGACGATCTCGTGCCGCCGCGTGCGCTTGCTGAATTACTTCGGCGAGGCGAGCGAGCCGTGCGGCAACTGCGATACCTGTCTCGAGCCGCCCGATTCGTGGGATGCGACGCGCGAGGCGCAGATGGCGCTGTCGTGCGTGTTCCGCGCGCAGCGCGCGAGCGGCTTCAATTTCGGCGCGAGCCATCTGATCGAGATCCTGCGCGGCGCGCGCACCGAGAAGGTCCTGCAGCGCGGCCATGATCAATTGAGCACCTTCGGGATCGGCGCGGCGCTGTCCGAGCCCGAGTGGCGCGCGATTTTCCGGCAACTGGTCGCGTACGGCTATCTGGCCGTCGATCACGGGGGCTTCGGCGCGCTCGTGCTGACCGAGGCCGCGAAGCCGGTGCTGAAGAATGAGGAGAAGGTGACGCTGCGCCGCTACGTGAAGCCGCAGCGCTCCTCGCGCCAGTCGTCCAGCCGCAGCGGCACGCGCGTCGACCCGACGGCCGGCATGGGCGCGCGCGAGCGGGCACGCTGGGACGCGCTGCGCGCATGGCGCGCGGAAACCGCGAAGTCAGACGGCGTGCCGGCGTATGTGATCTTCCACGACGCGACGCTCGCCGAAATCGCGCGCAACGCGCCGGAGACGATCGAAGACCTGCGCCATATCCCCGGCATGGGCGTGCGCAAGCTCGAACGCTTCGGCGACGAGATCATCGACGTCGTCGAATCGGCGTGA